In Lysinibacillus sp. 2017, the DNA window CATCATAGATCACTCCCTTATCGAGTAGCATGAGCAAAACGAAAAATAATATACGATTTTAAATGACAGAAAGTATGTGAAAAGATGACAACAGTGAATCAGAACCAGTCAAACCCAATTTATCCCGTCATGGTGGCTATTGGTGTTTGTCACCTAATTAATGACACGATGCAATCGGTTATCCCGGCAATGTTTCCCTTACTTGAACGCGATTTAGGCTTAACCTTTACGCAGCTTGGGATGATTTCCTTTGTACTTAATATCTTTGCAAGTTTACTTCAGCCAGCTGTTGGGTTTATGACGGATAAAAAACCATTTCCATATGCATTACCAATAGGAATGGTAAGTTCGTTTATTGGGTTATCGCTTCTTGTTTTATCAGGGGAGTATTGGATGATTTTAGTGTCTGTTATCTTTTTAGGAATTGGCTCAGCTATTTTCCATCCAGAAGGTTCCCGTGTATCCTTTATGGCAGCGGGAAATAAGCGAGGTTTAGCACAATCGATTTATCAAGTAGGTGGTAATTCAGGACAAGCATTAGCCCCATTACTAAGCGCATTTATCATTTTGCCATTTGGCATGAAAGGTGCGGCAATGGTACTCGTACTGACGTCTGTTGGTATTTTTATGCTGACAAAAATTGCGGCGTGGTATAAGCGTCAATTAGAAGCGGAAAAATTATCAAATGTGAAAAAGGTGCTTGTTTCCTCACTACCGCCTTTATCGAAAAAGCAGATTGGTATGGCACTTGGTTTATTGTTAGTTATTATTTTCGCACGGTCATTTTATGTAACCAATATAACGAACTTTTATGTGTTTTATTTAATTGATGAATACGGGGTATCGGTAGAGCGTGGACAGCTGCTCATTTTCTTATTTATGGCGTTAGGAGTTGTTGGCACATTTTTCGGAGGGCCCTTATCAGACCGAATTGGGCGAAAAAATGTCATTTTACTATCAGTAGTAGGCCCTATTCCATTTTGCTTAGCATTACCATTTGTTCCGCTACCAGTTGTTGTGTTATTCCTAATTATTATAGGCGCACTCATAATGATTAGCTTTTCCGTGACGGTCGTCTATGCTCAGGAATTAGTTCCATCAAAAATTGGCACGATGGCGGGATTAACAGTCGGCGTGGCATTTGGTATGGGGGCGATTGGTTCCGTTGTAATTGGACTTGTGATGGATAACTTTGGTATTCGCGTGACGATGATTGCGATTTCGATTTTAACCGTATTGTTACTCATTGCGTTTTTATTACCGAGGGATCATGTTGCAAAAACAAGCTGATATACTATATTAGAATAAAAACGAGCCACTCTCCATAATGGAAAGTGGCCCTACTTTTTATTCATTTACTAAACGACATCCTGCAGGAATACGGTTTGGATCTGTAACGATGCCTTCTGTAATATTAACTTCATGCATTTTGTTATCGTACGAAAATTTGAAAATGCCATTGTCAAAGTCTGTCCCAATTTCCTTAAAGAAAATACCTTCAAGAGAATTTAATTTTGGGCATGTAAATGCAACCTTATATTCACCATTCTCTTCAATTAGGTAAGCACGGACCCCTTTTTCAAAAATATCAATTTGTTCATCTTCAGAAGGGCGCTTTACCGAAACAATATGAAAATCAACAAAAGGAATTTCTTTTAGTAAAACATTTAAGAACGAACCTTTCGTTATTTCTTCCCAGCGGCTTTGTGCACTTTGTCCGACGATGATTTGTGAAATATTGTAAGTCATCGTAACTTCTGTGATCACTTTATGAATTGGTCGGCGTTCGTCGTCTTTAATGATGAACTCTTCCACTTCTAGTTCATCCGTTAGCTGCTTCCATTGCTCAATATAACCGGATTTTTCAGCATCAAATGCATCGAGTGGTTTTGAATCGACTGTTAACACATAGAGTGGACAGTCTAATAACGTTGCCAGTTTGTGTCCGCGGCGAATTAATCGTTCCCCGTTTTGTCCGTAATATACACAAACTAAAATACTTTCGTCCAATCGACTTTTTATATATTTCATTTTAGTTCGCACCTCTTTTTCATATTGTATGATAATGTATCGAAAATGAATGGATTTTGAAAAATTAAGCATAAATGAGACAAAATCAATGCTATTACAGTGCATTGGATACATTATTATTGTATACTTTATAGTGTATTATTTAGGAAATATTCCGTTAAGATTTATTATTGGATATATTTTCTTTTTTATTTTATTTTGTAAAAATCTAATTATCTATATGCCACATTATTATGAAGTGAGTTATATGGATAGTCAAGTAGGTTTGGAGATTCATTATTATTAAATACATCATGTACATAGACTAAATTTGGTAGGAGGTTTTTGCTTTTGATTGTTGCATTTTCAATACTGCTTCCGTTTATCGCTGCGGCATGCATTCCGTTTATATACAGGCGATTCAAAAACATACACTTAGGTTGGTTTGTTTTAGTAGTACCCGCACTATTATTTACGGTATTAGCTACATATATCCCTCGAATCGCAAATGGCGAAACCTTTAGTAAGACGTTCGAGTGGATCCCCTCTTTTGGTATCAATATAACAACGTATTTAGATGGATTGAGTATAATTTTTAGTTTACTCATTACAGGTGTAGGTAGTTTGGTTATATTGTATTCTATTTTTTACTTATCAACGAAAGAATCACTACATCATTTCTATTGTTATCTATTACTTTTCATGGGCGCTATGCTAGGCGTCGTCCTTTCCGATAATTTAATGGTGCTTTATGTATTTTGGGAGTTAACGAGTGTGTCGTCATTCCTATTAATCGCATTTTGGCATCATCGTAAAGCTTCGCGTGCAGGTGCGCGAAAGGCAATGTTAATCACAGTCAGTGGTGGCGTTGCAATGCTAGCGGGATTTTTAATGTTATATGTTGTTTCGGGTACATTTAGTATTCGTGAAATCATCGCAAATTTAGACATCGTGCAATCTAGTAATCTATTTATCCCAGCCATGTGCTTAGTATTACTTGGTGCCTTTACAAAATCCGCACAGTTTCCATTCCATATTTGGTTACCAGACGCAATGGAGGCCCCAACACCCGTTTCTGCTTATTTACACTCAGCAACGATGGTTAAGGCAGGAATTTATTTAGTTGCCCGCATGACACCAATCTTTGGTGGGCATGAAGTTTGGTTCTGGGCTGTGAGTGGTGTGGGAATCGTAACGCTATTTTGGGGTTCCTTTAATGCGGTTCGTCAATTTGACTTAAAAGCAT includes these proteins:
- a CDS encoding MFS transporter, whose protein sequence is MTTVNQNQSNPIYPVMVAIGVCHLINDTMQSVIPAMFPLLERDLGLTFTQLGMISFVLNIFASLLQPAVGFMTDKKPFPYALPIGMVSSFIGLSLLVLSGEYWMILVSVIFLGIGSAIFHPEGSRVSFMAAGNKRGLAQSIYQVGGNSGQALAPLLSAFIILPFGMKGAAMVLVLTSVGIFMLTKIAAWYKRQLEAEKLSNVKKVLVSSLPPLSKKQIGMALGLLLVIIFARSFYVTNITNFYVFYLIDEYGVSVERGQLLIFLFMALGVVGTFFGGPLSDRIGRKNVILLSVVGPIPFCLALPFVPLPVVVLFLIIIGALIMISFSVTVVYAQELVPSKIGTMAGLTVGVAFGMGAIGSVVIGLVMDNFGIRVTMIAISILTVLLLIAFLLPRDHVAKTS
- a CDS encoding histidine kinase; translation: MKYIKSRLDESILVCVYYGQNGERLIRRGHKLATLLDCPLYVLTVDSKPLDAFDAEKSGYIEQWKQLTDELEVEEFIIKDDERRPIHKVITEVTMTYNISQIIVGQSAQSRWEEITKGSFLNVLLKEIPFVDFHIVSVKRPSEDEQIDIFEKGVRAYLIEENGEYKVAFTCPKLNSLEGIFFKEIGTDFDNGIFKFSYDNKMHEVNITEGIVTDPNRIPAGCRLVNE